A window from Pseudomonas sp. MRSN 12121 encodes these proteins:
- the eat gene encoding ethanolamine permease: MNTQLKPTLGTLHLWGIAVGLVISGEYFGWSYGWGVAGTLGFLLTSLLVATMYSCFIFSFTELTTAIPHAGGPFAYSRRAFGEKGGLIAGLATLIEFVFAPPAIALAIGAYLNVQFPALDPKHAAVGAYIVFMGLNILGVKLAATFELVVCVLAVIELLVFMGVVAPAFSFSQFALNGWAGSDSFGAPAIAGMFAAIPFAIWFFLAIEGAAMAAEEAKDPKRTIPRAYISGILTLVLLAMGVMFFAGGVGDWRTLANINDPLPQAMKAVVGDNSGWLHMLVWIGLFGLVASFHGIILGYSRQFFALARAGYLPASLARLSRFQTPHRAIIAGGLIGIAAIYSDGLINLGGMTLTAAMITMAVFGAIVMYIMSMLSLFKLRKTEPHLERTFRAPGYPLVPAIALALAVVCLVAMAWFNGLIGLIFLGFMAVGFVYFQLTAQSRADAPADAMLTGN; encoded by the coding sequence ATGAACACACAACTCAAACCCACGCTGGGCACACTGCATTTATGGGGGATCGCAGTCGGGCTGGTGATCTCCGGCGAGTACTTCGGCTGGAGCTACGGCTGGGGTGTCGCCGGCACCCTGGGCTTTCTGCTGACCTCGCTGCTGGTCGCGACGATGTACAGCTGCTTCATCTTCAGTTTCACCGAGCTGACCACCGCCATTCCCCATGCCGGCGGGCCCTTTGCCTACAGCCGCCGGGCTTTCGGTGAGAAAGGCGGGCTGATTGCCGGGCTGGCGACCCTGATCGAGTTCGTCTTCGCCCCACCGGCCATCGCGCTGGCGATCGGCGCCTACCTGAATGTGCAATTCCCGGCCCTGGACCCGAAACACGCGGCCGTCGGCGCCTATATCGTGTTCATGGGGCTGAACATCCTCGGGGTCAAACTGGCCGCGACCTTCGAACTGGTGGTCTGCGTGCTGGCGGTGATCGAGCTGCTGGTGTTCATGGGCGTGGTCGCCCCGGCCTTCAGCTTCAGCCAGTTCGCCCTCAACGGCTGGGCAGGCTCGGATAGCTTCGGCGCGCCGGCGATTGCCGGGATGTTCGCGGCGATCCCCTTCGCCATCTGGTTCTTCCTCGCCATCGAAGGGGCGGCCATGGCCGCCGAGGAAGCCAAGGACCCGAAACGCACCATCCCCAGGGCCTACATCAGCGGCATCCTGACCCTGGTGCTGCTGGCCATGGGCGTGATGTTCTTCGCCGGCGGCGTGGGCGACTGGCGCACCCTGGCGAATATCAACGACCCATTGCCCCAGGCGATGAAAGCCGTGGTCGGGGACAACTCCGGCTGGCTGCATATGCTGGTGTGGATCGGCCTGTTCGGCCTGGTGGCGAGTTTCCACGGCATCATTCTTGGCTACTCGCGACAGTTCTTCGCCCTCGCCCGCGCCGGTTATCTGCCGGCATCGCTGGCCAGGCTGTCGCGCTTCCAGACGCCACACCGCGCCATCATCGCCGGCGGCCTGATCGGCATCGCCGCCATCTACAGCGACGGGTTGATCAACCTGGGCGGCATGACCCTGACCGCGGCGATGATCACCATGGCCGTATTCGGCGCCATCGTGATGTACATCATGAGCATGCTCAGCCTGTTCAAGCTGCGTAAGACCGAGCCGCACCTGGAGCGCACCTTCCGTGCACCGGGTTATCCGCTGGTGCCGGCCATCGCTTTGGCACTGGCGGTGGTCTGCCTGGTAGCCATGGCCTGGTTCAACGGGCTGATCGGCCTGATCTTCCTCGGGTTCATGGCTGTCGGTTTCGTCTACTTCCAACTGACCGCGCAATCGCGCGCCGATGCACCAGCCGACGCGATGTTGACCGGGAACTGA
- a CDS encoding DUF2897 family protein, protein MPWYAWLILVVAIGSIVGGLMMLRDTASKVELTEEQRKRVAERNAEADAKDAQDR, encoded by the coding sequence ATGCCCTGGTATGCCTGGTTGATTCTGGTTGTTGCAATAGGCTCGATCGTTGGCGGCTTGATGATGCTGCGCGACACCGCCAGCAAGGTGGAACTGACTGAAGAGCAACGCAAGCGCGTTGCCGAACGCAACGCTGAAGCCGACGCCAAGGACGCGCAGGACCGCTGA
- a CDS encoding DUF1989 domain-containing protein — protein MYKNYPAAYQVSKGSALQVDTAFYERIRDSRQQRVLIEQFEVPIRTGRAWHVPAGHVFRVTTPAGPQVGDFNVWNANDPRERLWAARTRQLQGAHVSTHDRLWSNLPFLRPLVTITDDSLADYGIDEHGGRLHDLLGTRCDPYVNRMLTGEDFHHHCHSNLTRAVLPHGLTEFDVHDVLNIFQCTGLNQDDMYFMKACPAQQGDYLEFFAEIDLLCALSTCPGGDLSLPMWGPDAQDPLSVCRPLGVEIYRLDEALLEGWSQPERAAYKGQHGLHIAKAAWEK, from the coding sequence ATGTACAAGAACTATCCCGCGGCTTACCAGGTCAGCAAAGGCTCGGCCCTGCAGGTGGACACAGCCTTTTATGAGCGGATCCGCGACAGCAGGCAGCAACGGGTGCTGATCGAGCAATTCGAAGTGCCGATCCGCACGGGCCGCGCCTGGCACGTGCCGGCAGGGCATGTATTCCGTGTCACCACGCCGGCTGGCCCGCAGGTCGGCGACTTCAACGTCTGGAATGCCAACGATCCGCGCGAGCGCCTGTGGGCGGCGCGGACCCGGCAATTGCAAGGCGCGCATGTCAGCACCCATGACCGGTTGTGGTCGAACCTGCCGTTCCTGCGGCCGCTGGTAACCATCACCGATGACAGCCTGGCCGACTATGGCATCGACGAACATGGTGGGCGCCTGCACGATCTGCTCGGCACGCGTTGCGACCCCTATGTGAACCGGATGCTCACAGGGGAGGATTTCCATCACCACTGCCATTCCAACCTGACGCGCGCGGTCTTGCCCCATGGCCTGACTGAGTTCGACGTGCACGATGTCTTGAACATTTTCCAATGCACCGGGCTGAATCAGGACGACATGTACTTCATGAAGGCCTGCCCCGCGCAGCAGGGTGATTACCTGGAGTTCTTTGCCGAAATCGACCTGTTGTGCGCGCTATCGACTTGCCCCGGCGGGGATCTGTCGTTGCCCATGTGGGGCCCGGATGCTCAGGATCCACTCAGTGTCTGTCGCCCGTTGGGCGTGGAGATCTACCGCCTCGACGAGGCATTGCTCGAAGGCTGGAGCCAGCCCGAGCGAGCGGCCTACAAGGGCCAGCATGGCCTGCATATCGCCAAGGCGGCGTGGGAGAAATAG
- a CDS encoding GntR family transcriptional regulator: MSDALSLADQITLELRADIIGGRLLPGMALVEGELVSAYNASRNTIREALHRLGQEGLARYARNKGVTVRRLGTDEVRDLFQVRRTLELQAIACSKPLREYQSDRMLEAIEASELAREREDWRSVGTHSLAFHQHIVGLMRSPLFDEFFTNVVAQMRLVFCAAPDEQRFQAPWLARDRQIHDLLAEGDKHAAAEALSVYLDDSERALLDLLSHSCHH, from the coding sequence ATGAGCGACGCATTGTCCCTGGCCGACCAGATAACCCTCGAATTGCGTGCCGATATCATCGGTGGCCGCTTGCTGCCGGGCATGGCCCTGGTGGAGGGCGAGCTGGTATCCGCCTACAACGCCTCGCGCAACACCATCCGCGAAGCGTTGCATCGCCTGGGGCAGGAAGGCCTGGCCCGTTATGCGCGTAACAAGGGGGTCACGGTGCGCAGGTTGGGGACGGATGAGGTCCGTGATCTGTTTCAGGTGCGTCGTACCCTGGAATTACAGGCTATCGCTTGCAGCAAACCGCTGCGCGAATACCAGTCCGATCGGATGCTCGAGGCTATCGAGGCCAGCGAACTCGCTCGCGAGCGGGAGGACTGGCGCTCGGTGGGTACCCATAGCCTGGCTTTTCATCAACACATCGTCGGGTTGATGCGCAGCCCCTTGTTCGATGAGTTTTTCACCAACGTCGTGGCACAGATGCGCCTGGTGTTTTGTGCCGCTCCGGACGAACAGCGTTTCCAAGCGCCCTGGCTGGCACGGGACCGACAGATCCACGATTTGCTCGCCGAAGGCGACAAGCATGCGGCCGCAGAAGCCCTGTCGGTCTACCTGGACGATTCCGAGCGCGCGCTGCTCGACCTGCTCAGTCATTCCTGCCATCACTGA
- a CDS encoding TetR/AcrR family transcriptional regulator: MRYSQDHKAQTHQRIIKEAAERFRRDGIGATGLQPLMKALGLTHGGFYSHFKSKDELVEKALQAAAAELDAHCATLFAQERPLHAFIDSYLSEWHQTSPGQGCPLPTMCSELGLRGQASPTTDAVLNARLAQVEANLEEENAADQSLVILSTLVGALVLSRSVENPDLARRVLEVTREHLKKQDGQPE; the protein is encoded by the coding sequence ATGCGTTACTCGCAAGACCATAAGGCCCAGACCCATCAACGCATCATCAAGGAAGCCGCCGAGCGCTTCCGACGCGACGGTATCGGCGCCACAGGCCTGCAACCGCTGATGAAGGCCCTGGGCCTGACCCATGGCGGCTTCTATTCGCATTTCAAATCCAAGGACGAGCTGGTCGAGAAAGCCCTGCAAGCCGCAGCCGCAGAACTCGATGCCCATTGCGCCACACTGTTTGCGCAGGAGCGGCCACTGCACGCGTTTATCGACAGCTACCTGTCGGAATGGCACCAGACCTCCCCCGGCCAGGGTTGCCCGCTGCCTACCATGTGTTCGGAACTGGGCCTTCGCGGACAAGCCAGCCCCACGACCGACGCCGTGCTCAATGCGCGGCTCGCGCAGGTAGAAGCAAATCTCGAAGAAGAAAACGCCGCCGACCAGAGCCTGGTGATCCTCTCGACCCTGGTCGGAGCCCTGGTGCTGTCTCGCAGCGTCGAGAACCCGGACCTGGCCAGACGGGTACTGGAAGTCACCCGCGAGCATCTGAAAAAACAGGATGGGCAGCCGGAGTGA
- a CDS encoding SDR family oxidoreductase codes for MNSISSKGVALITGASSGIGAVYAERLAARGYNLLLVARDEQRLQSAAARLRAEYKVEVEVLKADLTLKADVLKVEQRVRSDANITLLLNNAGVAADGSLAVADADQLDSLIQLNVVALTRLAAAAAASFSAAGRGAIVNIASVVALIPERFNATYSATKAYVLSLTQSLAAELGGKGVQVQAVLPGVTRTEIWERAGIDAQGIPAEMIMAATEMVDAALAGFDQGELITIPSLPDSADWDAFVAARLALAPNLSRSSAAARYK; via the coding sequence ATGAATTCGATTTCGTCCAAAGGCGTTGCGCTTATTACCGGTGCTTCATCGGGTATCGGTGCGGTCTACGCCGAGCGGCTGGCTGCGCGTGGTTACAACCTGCTGCTGGTCGCACGCGATGAGCAGCGCCTGCAAAGCGCTGCCGCTCGGTTGCGCGCCGAGTACAAGGTGGAGGTTGAGGTACTGAAGGCCGATTTGACGCTCAAGGCGGATGTGCTGAAGGTTGAACAGCGTGTGCGTTCCGACGCGAACATCACCCTGTTGTTGAACAACGCCGGTGTTGCGGCTGATGGCAGCCTGGCTGTTGCCGATGCTGATCAGCTGGACTCCCTGATCCAGCTCAATGTGGTTGCGCTTACACGTCTGGCCGCGGCGGCGGCTGCCAGCTTTTCGGCGGCGGGCCGGGGGGCGATTGTCAATATCGCCTCGGTGGTGGCGCTGATTCCCGAGCGCTTCAACGCTACCTATAGCGCGACCAAGGCGTATGTCTTGAGTCTCACCCAATCGCTCGCTGCGGAACTGGGCGGCAAAGGTGTGCAGGTTCAGGCGGTATTGCCCGGCGTGACTCGTACCGAGATCTGGGAGCGCGCCGGCATCGATGCCCAGGGTATTCCTGCGGAAATGATCATGGCGGCCACGGAAATGGTGGATGCGGCCCTGGCCGGTTTTGACCAGGGGGAATTGATCACCATTCCTTCATTGCCTGACTCGGCGGATTGGGACGCCTTCGTCGCTGCGCGCCTTGCCCTTGCGCCGAACCTGTCGAGAAGCAGCGCTGCGGCTCGTTACAAATAG
- a CDS encoding helix-hairpin-helix domain-containing protein, which produces MRIAYFSSLVFALMTSLSPITHAAPVVSTEVKTPVVAQTVPSEQAGKIDLNTADAAVLQRELSGVGAVKAQAIVKYRESNGPFASVDELLEVKGIGKAILESNREKLKVN; this is translated from the coding sequence ATGCGTATCGCTTATTTCTCCTCTCTGGTCTTCGCCCTGATGACCAGCCTTTCTCCCATCACCCATGCAGCTCCTGTGGTCAGCACCGAGGTCAAGACGCCGGTGGTGGCGCAAACAGTCCCGTCGGAGCAGGCGGGCAAAATCGATCTGAACACCGCCGATGCTGCGGTCTTGCAGCGTGAGTTGTCCGGCGTGGGGGCGGTCAAGGCGCAGGCGATCGTCAAGTATCGTGAGAGCAACGGTCCTTTCGCTTCGGTCGACGAACTGCTTGAGGTCAAGGGCATCGGCAAGGCGATCCTGGAAAGCAATCGTGAAAAGTTGAAGGTCAACTGA
- a CDS encoding acyltransferase produces MKAEYSFEVIAITLAIVMVFVLFSTLFKEKIESAEVPHAYKFINGMRGLAAIFVFINHAPFVLANLGVQNTVFSSWGQLYPNLGSFGVQIFFCITGFLFFDKIIKNEKIDWVEFFIARIKRVAPLYYVSSLLVFIIAASFAGFNILEKDSLITVAGLLSFNFIDNPMRIGDVSLVPLSSVTWTLIHEWRFYAVLPLVAICYRSKYKVLIMVVAMMLAAVDLGYSVNVCWAYFLSGIVAAIVHKTAVTNKLVKGMAVVVAAVAFVITCGVVEVPGYGALRFMLTTVFFLCITISNPSFLHFQFLNRMSDISYSIYLLHLPILFLCFKAVSGVVELSSVDKFTFWAINFSTIPLIVLVSTFTFINIEKRFMRKTKIQRAEVGLVRSA; encoded by the coding sequence ATGAAAGCTGAATATTCATTTGAGGTTATTGCTATCACATTGGCAATTGTGATGGTGTTTGTGTTGTTTTCAACGCTATTTAAGGAAAAAATTGAAAGCGCAGAAGTACCTCATGCATATAAGTTTATAAATGGAATGCGTGGGTTGGCTGCAATATTCGTTTTTATTAACCACGCCCCCTTTGTATTGGCTAACTTAGGCGTGCAAAATACAGTGTTTTCTTCTTGGGGGCAGTTGTATCCTAACTTAGGGTCTTTTGGGGTTCAAATATTTTTTTGCATAACTGGTTTTCTGTTCTTTGATAAAATAATCAAGAATGAAAAAATTGACTGGGTTGAGTTTTTTATTGCAAGGATAAAAAGAGTCGCGCCACTTTATTATGTGTCCTCGCTTTTGGTTTTTATTATTGCAGCATCTTTCGCAGGTTTTAATATCTTAGAAAAGGATTCGTTGATTACTGTAGCTGGCTTGTTGTCTTTCAATTTTATAGACAATCCAATGCGGATTGGTGATGTATCTCTTGTCCCATTAAGCTCAGTTACCTGGACACTTATCCATGAGTGGAGATTCTATGCCGTTTTGCCGTTGGTAGCTATTTGCTATAGATCGAAATATAAAGTATTAATTATGGTTGTTGCCATGATGTTGGCTGCTGTGGATCTTGGCTACTCGGTCAATGTTTGTTGGGCGTATTTTCTATCTGGTATCGTAGCGGCTATTGTGCACAAAACTGCTGTAACGAATAAACTAGTGAAGGGTATGGCCGTAGTGGTAGCGGCAGTGGCATTTGTTATTACTTGTGGGGTGGTTGAGGTTCCAGGCTACGGTGCCCTTAGATTTATGTTAACGACTGTATTCTTTCTGTGTATTACCATCTCGAATCCTTCGTTTTTGCACTTCCAGTTTTTAAATCGAATGAGTGATATTAGTTATAGTATATATCTGCTTCATTTGCCGATCTTGTTTCTTTGCTTTAAAGCCGTTTCTGGTGTTGTTGAACTCTCTAGTGTGGATAAGTTTACGTTTTGGGCGATAAACTTTTCTACGATACCTCTAATAGTCTTGGTTTCCACATTTACTTTTATAAATATTGAGAAAAGGTTCATGAGGAAAACAAAGATTCAGCGGGCGGAGGTTGGTTTGGTTCGGAGTGCTTAA
- a CDS encoding nucleoside-diphosphate sugar epimerase/dehydratase, whose protein sequence is MDRLRAFLLGLPRRQKRLLQVLTDILLVWGALWMAFVVRLGLDEIINPLTDHTWLFLSAPIISIPLFIRFGMYRAVMRYFGNDALIAIVKAVTFSALILGVVVYWYSNHQNVIPRSIIFNYWWLSLMMLGGLRLAMRQYFVGDWFAAVQHVPFTNRDNGLPRVAIYGAGAAGNQLVAALRMGRVMRPVAFIDDDNGISDRVISGLQVYKPKHIQQMIDATGAQEILLAIPSSNRARRREILGFLEGFPLHVRSVPGFMDLASGRVKVDDIQEVDIADLLGRDAVPAQAELLEHCIKDQAVLVTGAGGSIGSELCRQILVQRPKVLLLFEHSEFNLYSILSELEQRIARESLSVKVLPILGSVRDQEKLRDVMRTWHVNTVYHAAAYKHVPMVEHNIAEGVLNNVMGTLNTAQAALQVGVSNFVLISTDKAVRPTNVMGSTKRLSELTLQALSQELAPVLFGDSSGVSQVNKTRFTMVRFGNVLGSSGSVIPLFHKQIKSGGPLTVTHPKITRYFMTIPEAAQLVIQAGSMGQGGDVFVLDMGEPVRIVELAEKMIHLSGLSVRSERNPHGDIAIEFTGLRPGEKLYEELLIGDNVAATQHPMIMCANEDHLPWALLKLKLAELLNAVQQDDYSRVRQLLRDTVSGYTPDGEIVDWIYQQRRLDP, encoded by the coding sequence ATGGATAGATTGAGAGCGTTTCTTCTGGGGCTGCCCCGTCGCCAGAAGCGACTACTTCAAGTCCTTACCGACATATTGTTGGTTTGGGGGGCATTGTGGATGGCGTTTGTGGTTCGTCTGGGGCTTGATGAGATCATTAACCCGCTGACAGATCATACGTGGTTGTTTCTGAGTGCTCCTATTATTTCCATTCCTTTGTTTATACGCTTTGGTATGTATAGAGCAGTTATGCGCTATTTTGGCAACGATGCGTTGATTGCCATTGTTAAGGCCGTAACATTCTCCGCGTTGATACTAGGCGTTGTAGTTTATTGGTATAGCAACCACCAAAATGTGATTCCTCGCTCGATAATTTTCAACTACTGGTGGTTGAGCCTGATGATGCTGGGTGGTTTACGCTTGGCCATGCGTCAGTACTTCGTTGGAGATTGGTTTGCTGCAGTTCAGCATGTTCCATTTACAAATAGGGATAATGGGCTACCTCGGGTAGCCATCTATGGTGCTGGAGCTGCAGGTAACCAGCTTGTTGCAGCGTTACGTATGGGGCGCGTTATGCGTCCGGTGGCATTCATTGATGATGACAATGGAATTTCCGATCGAGTCATTTCGGGACTCCAGGTTTATAAACCAAAACATATTCAACAGATGATCGACGCTACCGGGGCTCAAGAAATTCTGTTGGCGATTCCCTCGTCAAATCGGGCTCGCCGTCGGGAGATATTAGGATTCCTGGAAGGGTTTCCTTTGCATGTGCGTAGCGTTCCAGGTTTCATGGATTTGGCAAGCGGACGTGTAAAAGTCGATGATATTCAAGAGGTGGACATCGCAGATTTGCTCGGTCGCGACGCCGTCCCTGCTCAGGCGGAGCTACTTGAGCATTGTATTAAAGATCAAGCGGTTCTGGTGACTGGAGCTGGGGGGTCTATAGGCTCAGAGCTTTGTCGTCAAATACTTGTGCAGCGGCCTAAAGTCCTATTACTGTTCGAGCATAGTGAGTTTAATCTTTACAGTATTTTATCAGAGCTGGAGCAGCGTATTGCTCGTGAGTCATTATCGGTTAAGGTTTTACCGATACTAGGATCTGTCCGAGATCAGGAAAAACTCCGCGATGTAATGAGAACATGGCATGTAAATACTGTTTATCATGCTGCAGCCTACAAACATGTACCGATGGTGGAGCATAATATAGCGGAAGGTGTGCTGAACAATGTCATGGGTACGCTTAATACTGCTCAAGCTGCGCTTCAAGTTGGGGTCTCAAATTTTGTATTAATTTCCACTGATAAAGCTGTTCGTCCTACCAATGTAATGGGTAGTACTAAACGTCTTTCAGAGCTTACGCTCCAGGCATTAAGCCAAGAGCTGGCACCAGTTCTCTTTGGGGACAGTTCTGGCGTTTCGCAAGTCAATAAAACTCGTTTTACCATGGTGCGGTTCGGGAATGTTTTAGGATCTTCTGGCTCAGTAATTCCGTTGTTCCATAAGCAAATCAAGTCGGGGGGGCCCCTGACTGTTACCCATCCAAAGATCACTCGGTATTTCATGACCATTCCCGAAGCGGCTCAATTAGTGATCCAGGCTGGATCGATGGGCCAAGGCGGGGATGTTTTTGTGCTGGACATGGGGGAGCCAGTGAGGATCGTGGAGCTAGCTGAGAAGATGATCCATTTATCAGGCTTGAGTGTACGCTCAGAGAGAAATCCCCATGGTGATATAGCTATTGAATTTACCGGGCTCCGTCCAGGTGAAAAGCTTTATGAAGAGTTATTGATTGGAGACAATGTCGCGGCTACCCAACATCCAATGATCATGTGTGCTAATGAAGATCATCTGCCATGGGCGCTTCTTAAGCTAAAACTGGCTGAATTGCTAAATGCTGTGCAGCAGGATGATTATTCTCGCGTCCGTCAATTATTGCGCGATACTGTAAGCGGTTATACCCCAGATGGTGAGATCGTTGACTGGATATATCAGCAACGGCGACTTGATCCTTAA
- a CDS encoding glycosyltransferase family 4 protein — MSVWFVLPIIFLCALFLTAKLRSYALSHSLIDVPNDRSSHVIPTPRGGGVAIVVSFILFLPFLAFENILPWEHVLGFLGAGAGIAILGFLDDHGHIAARWRLLGHFAAAFWAMYWVAGLPALSILGLQIDFGIFGYIVAALYLVWMLNLYNFMDGIDGIASIEAVTACVGAALLYWVSGFHNLIWAPLLLAFAVLGFLYWNFPPARIFMGDAGSGFLGIMLGVFSLTAASAHADFFWAWLILLGVFIVDATVTLIRRLFRGEKVYEAHRSHAYQFASRKWGKHRPVSLTVGAINILWLLPLAFCVTAGYLDGFAALLIAYIPLVMIAIKYKAGMLESR, encoded by the coding sequence ATGAGCGTCTGGTTTGTATTGCCTATTATTTTTCTGTGCGCTCTTTTTCTGACGGCTAAGCTCCGTAGTTATGCACTATCGCACAGTCTAATCGACGTACCGAATGATCGTAGTTCGCATGTGATCCCCACACCGAGAGGTGGAGGAGTAGCTATCGTAGTGAGCTTTATTTTGTTTCTACCCTTTCTCGCTTTCGAGAATATTTTACCTTGGGAGCATGTCCTTGGTTTTCTCGGTGCGGGCGCGGGTATAGCGATTCTCGGCTTTCTGGATGATCACGGTCATATCGCTGCGCGATGGAGGTTATTGGGGCATTTTGCGGCGGCTTTTTGGGCAATGTATTGGGTGGCAGGTCTGCCTGCTCTGTCCATACTGGGGCTGCAAATAGATTTTGGTATATTCGGTTACATTGTTGCTGCGTTGTATCTTGTCTGGATGTTGAATTTATATAACTTCATGGATGGCATTGACGGCATTGCAAGCATTGAGGCTGTTACAGCGTGTGTTGGCGCAGCGCTGCTTTATTGGGTTAGTGGTTTTCATAATTTGATCTGGGCTCCCCTATTGCTTGCCTTTGCTGTATTGGGATTTCTTTATTGGAACTTTCCGCCCGCGCGAATCTTCATGGGAGACGCCGGCAGCGGCTTCTTGGGGATCATGTTGGGTGTTTTTTCACTGACAGCGGCATCAGCGCATGCCGATTTTTTCTGGGCGTGGTTGATCCTGCTTGGAGTATTTATCGTTGACGCTACTGTTACCTTGATACGGCGGCTGTTTAGAGGCGAGAAAGTTTATGAGGCGCACCGCAGTCATGCGTATCAATTTGCGTCGCGCAAATGGGGCAAGCATCGGCCGGTCTCATTGACTGTTGGGGCTATCAACATCCTATGGCTACTTCCCTTGGCTTTCTGTGTGACAGCGGGTTATCTAGATGGGTTTGCAGCACTACTGATTGCGTATATCCCCTTGGTAATGATTGCGATTAAATACAAAGCGGGGATGCTGGAGTCTCGTTAA
- a CDS encoding SDR family oxidoreductase: protein MESVNKKILLTGATGFVGGAVLRYLCRHPEYSVRAVTRKPAAFSSEVSESVSLGDLSPSQSWEQALKDIDVVIHSAARVHVMNEQASDPLSEFRKVNVAGTLNLAAQSAMAGVKRFIFISSIKVNGEETTLGTKYTADGTVHPVDGYGISKAEAEQGLLKISAETGMEVVIIRPVLVYGVGVKANFMNMMKLVEKGIPLPLSSVKNKRSFVALDNLVDFISVCISHPRAANQIFLVSDGEDLSTPELLKKIAKAFGKNINLLPFPVSLLRVAARLVGKENITNRLCGSLEVDISKNRELLDWTPPMTVDNALLEAVRHYLGSRNQ from the coding sequence ATGGAAAGCGTAAATAAAAAAATACTATTGACTGGGGCAACGGGATTTGTTGGCGGAGCAGTCCTACGCTACCTGTGCCGCCATCCAGAGTATAGTGTACGTGCAGTGACACGGAAGCCGGCAGCTTTTTCAAGTGAAGTCTCTGAATCGGTATCGCTCGGTGATTTGAGCCCATCGCAGTCTTGGGAGCAGGCACTCAAAGATATCGATGTAGTAATCCATTCTGCAGCTCGTGTGCATGTTATGAACGAGCAAGCTTCGGATCCTCTGTCTGAATTTCGAAAAGTAAATGTTGCAGGCACATTGAATCTTGCGGCTCAATCTGCTATGGCTGGCGTCAAGCGATTCATATTTATAAGCTCGATAAAAGTTAACGGTGAAGAAACCACACTTGGAACTAAATATACGGCTGATGGAACAGTGCATCCAGTTGATGGATATGGGATTTCTAAGGCTGAGGCTGAACAAGGTCTACTAAAAATTTCTGCAGAGACAGGAATGGAAGTAGTTATTATTAGGCCGGTCTTGGTGTACGGTGTTGGCGTCAAGGCGAACTTTATGAATATGATGAAGCTTGTTGAAAAGGGGATTCCCCTCCCGCTTTCATCTGTTAAAAATAAGAGAAGCTTTGTTGCGCTAGATAATCTTGTTGACTTTATCAGCGTTTGTATAAGTCACCCACGCGCAGCTAACCAGATTTTTTTGGTCAGCGATGGTGAAGATTTATCCACGCCAGAGTTATTAAAGAAAATAGCAAAAGCATTTGGGAAAAATATAAATCTTTTACCTTTCCCTGTTAGCCTTTTGAGAGTAGCTGCGCGTCTCGTGGGCAAGGAAAATATAACTAATCGTCTCTGCGGTTCGCTTGAGGTTGATATCAGCAAGAATCGCGAGCTTTTAGACTGGACTCCGCCTATGACTGTTGATAATGCATTACTTGAAGCAGTCAGGCATTATCTAGGAAGCCGTAATCAATGA